A genomic stretch from Helianthus annuus cultivar XRQ/B chromosome 1, HanXRQr2.0-SUNRISE, whole genome shotgun sequence includes:
- the LOC110943846 gene encoding mitochondrial Rho GTPase 2, which translates to MSGGSVAATPVPGHRTTVRVAVVGDRGTGKSSLIAAAASESFPDSVSPVLPPTRLPADYYPDGVPVTIIDTASSLEGKAKLEEELKRADAVVLTYACDKPETLNRLQTFWIPEIRRLKVKAPVIVVGCKLDLRDEHFPVSLERVMAPIMQQFREIETCIECSAANLVQVPEVFYYAQKAVLHPTAPLFDQESQTLKPRCIRALKRIFILCDHDMDSALNDKELNEFQIKCFNAPLQPAEIVGVKRVVQERVPEGVNDLGLTLTGFLFLHALFIEKGRLETTWAVLRKFGYNDDIELRKENLPVLSKKAPDQSVELTSEAVDFLIRIFSLFDSNNDGALQDSELDELFSTAPESPWDEAPYKNSVERTEFGDLRLSGFLAQWDLMTLLDPLKSLAYLIYLGYTNDPTTALRVTRKRTLDAKKQQSDRHVFQCFVFGPKNAGKSSLLSSFVGRPFQNTHGLTGNQSYTVNAVDQLRGTKKTLILHEIQEDDVKQFLSSKDSLAACDVAIFVYDSSDEYSLKRASALLMDVARRGEDTGYGVPCLFIALKDDLDSYPMAVRDSEAICREMKIDAPIRISIKKREMNNIFWRIVNAAERCHLSVPETEYGRNMKQYRHLVNRSLVFASVGAAAAVIALAAYRAYASRKSHSTS; encoded by the exons atgTCCGGCGGTTCAGTAGCGGCGACACCGGTTCCAGGTCACCGGACTACCGTTCGCGTTGCGGTGGTCGGTGATCGCGGCACCGGTAAATCGAGCCTGATTGCGGCAGCAGCGTCCGAGAGTTTTCCTGATAGCGTTTCTCCGGTTCTTCCTCCGACTCGTCTTCCGGCGGATTATTACCCGGATGGCGTTCCGGTTACGATCATTGACACTGCGTCTAG CTTGGAAGGTAAAGCTAAGCTAGAGGAAGAGTTGAAGCGAGCTGATGCGGTAGTGTTAACTTATGCTTGTGATAAGCCTGAAACGCTCAATCGCCTTCAGACTTTCTGGATTCCTGAAATTCGTCGCCTAAAG GTAAAGGCACCAGTGATTGTGGTTGGTTGCAAGCTAGATTTGCGTGACGAGCACTTCCCAGTGAGTCTAGAGCGGGTGATGGCTCCCATAATGCAGCAGTTTAGGGAGATTGAAACTTGTATAGAGTGTTCTGCAGCTAATCTTGTCCAG GTACCTGAGGTGTTTTACTATGCTCAAAAAGCAGTGCTTCATCCAACGGCCCCCTTGTtcgatcaagaatctcaaacttTAAAACCCCGATGCATAAGAGCATTAAAAAGGATATTTATTCTCTGTGACCATGATATGGACAGTGCGCTAAATGACAAGGAGTTGAATGAATTTCAG ATTAAGTGTTTCAATGCTCCTTTACAACCTGCTGAAATAGTGGGTGTTAAGAGAGTTGTGCAAGAGAGGGTTCCTGAAGGGGTCAACGATCTTGGGCTTACACTAACTGGATTCCTTTTTCTTCATGCCCTATTTATTGAAAAAGGCCGCCTTGAGACCACATGGGCTGTCTTGCGTAAATTTGGTTACAATGATGACATCGAACTCCGTAAAGAGAATCTTCCTGTTCTGTCTAAAAAGGCTCCGGATCAG AGTGTTGAGTTGACTAGTGAAGCTGTGGACTTCCTTATAAGGATTTTCAGTTTGTTTGATTCTAACAAT GATGGAGCGTTACAAGATTCTGAGCTTGATGAGCTGTTTTCGACTGCACCCGAAAG TCCTTGGGATGAAGCTCCTTACAAGAACAGTGTGGAGAGAACTGAATTTGGGGATTTAAGACTTTCTGGTTTTCTCGCTCAG TGGGACCTAATGACGTTACTTGACCCCTTAAAAAGTTTAGCCTATCTGATATACCTGGGATATACCAATGATCCCACAACAGCGCTCCGTGTTACTAGGAAAAGAACCTTAGATGCTAAAAAACAACAATCAGACAGACACGTTTTCCAATGCTTTGTTTTCGGGCCCAAAAATGCTGGCAAGTCTTCCCTGTTAAGTTCGTTTGTGGGGAG GCCTTTTCAAAACACACATGGTTTAACTGGCAATCAGTCTTATACAGTCAATGCTGTTGATCAGCTTCGG GGAACTAAGAAGACTCTTATATTGCATGAAATTCAAGAAGACGATGTCAAACAGTTTTTATCCAGTAAGGATTCATTGGCTGCCTGTGATGTAGCGATTTTTGTTTATGATAG TTCGGATGAATATTCCTTAAAAAGAGCATCGGCACTTCTTATGGACGTAGCAAGGCGAGGTGAAGATACCGGTTACGGCGTACCGTGTCTCTTCATTGCGTTAAAGGACGACTTGGATTCTTACCCAATGGCAGTCAGAGATTCAGAAGCA ATCTGCCGGGAAATGAAAATAGATGCACCCATCCGTATCAGTATAAAGAAACGAGAGATGAACAATATCTTTTGGAGAATT